A single window of Streptomyces aquilus DNA harbors:
- a CDS encoding baseplate J/gp47 family protein, with amino-acid sequence MSAERGRPLPPDLDDRRWADLVAEAQELIKHYAPRWSDLGPADPGIALVELFAWLVEGLIYRLNQVPEKNYTAFLNLLGITRLPALPAATLLTFTAQPGQTATVPAGTWAQTTGSESQAPVVFQTESEVLALPAGLSTTVRHLVSTADLLGGTDGAELRVPDGGTGYLLLGFDPAFTQPVERLEVYGEPGRPASGEPATVSWVFSAGGTDPANWPALTVEKDTTRALSQAGQVRLRLPAAPQWAAVDPAGWPFPAAGPKPEPGKPRRWIGLKLANPNEPGDPARDAVIRVRHLLPSTVPATTAPTAGRDVPESLGTAGRAPRQTYELRNRPVHRQPGGDSPYDHVRVLVDGERWALAEEREPGRDKAVRLDPVTGEVVFGTVGSVPPQGSDIAAVYRYVATGAAGNVLPGTVTTLAEGVPGIVSVTNLVPGTGGLDEEPIEETKARAPRLLRTRDRAITAEDYEFLARQVPGVATVRCLAPRTQERDGPSARWLKGDPWTYASILRAPGHVNLIVVPDLGAAEPQPMPPVVLVHDVIAALDPRREVTARLEVQPPRYLPVDVTVDVRVFKRAVDMHLTSGLAAETARVKERVARFLHPVYGGPGGRGWQVGQSVHLPDLYQAVQPDTEIGYLADLRMRPVTPPPYHQTGEAWNNDLHRPLPLPAAYGPQVQLTDYELVCFGTCDATGAEE; translated from the coding sequence ATGAGCGCCGAGCGCGGTCGGCCGCTCCCGCCGGACCTGGACGACCGGCGCTGGGCGGACCTGGTGGCCGAGGCCCAGGAGCTGATCAAGCACTACGCCCCGCGCTGGAGCGACCTCGGCCCGGCGGACCCCGGCATCGCGCTGGTCGAGTTGTTCGCCTGGCTCGTCGAGGGCCTGATCTACCGCCTCAACCAGGTCCCGGAGAAGAACTACACCGCCTTCCTCAACCTCCTCGGCATCACCCGCCTGCCCGCCCTCCCCGCCGCCACCCTCCTCACCTTCACCGCCCAGCCCGGCCAGACCGCCACCGTGCCCGCCGGAACCTGGGCCCAGACCACCGGCAGCGAGTCCCAGGCACCGGTCGTCTTCCAGACGGAGTCCGAGGTCCTGGCCCTGCCCGCCGGGCTGTCGACGACCGTCCGCCACCTCGTCAGCACCGCCGACCTCCTCGGCGGCACGGACGGCGCGGAGCTCCGCGTCCCCGACGGCGGCACCGGCTATCTCCTGCTCGGCTTCGACCCCGCCTTCACCCAGCCCGTCGAACGCCTCGAGGTCTACGGCGAGCCGGGCCGGCCCGCCTCCGGCGAACCGGCGACCGTGAGCTGGGTGTTCTCGGCGGGCGGCACCGACCCCGCCAACTGGCCGGCCCTCACGGTGGAAAAGGACACCACCCGCGCCCTGTCCCAGGCGGGCCAGGTGCGGCTGCGCCTGCCCGCCGCCCCGCAGTGGGCGGCCGTCGACCCGGCGGGCTGGCCGTTCCCGGCGGCCGGTCCGAAGCCGGAGCCGGGCAAGCCGCGCCGCTGGATCGGCCTGAAGCTGGCCAACCCGAACGAGCCCGGCGATCCCGCACGGGACGCCGTGATCCGCGTACGGCACCTCCTGCCCAGCACCGTCCCGGCGACCACCGCACCGACAGCCGGCCGGGACGTCCCCGAGTCGCTCGGCACGGCGGGACGCGCCCCGCGCCAGACGTACGAACTGCGCAACCGGCCCGTCCACCGGCAGCCGGGCGGGGACTCCCCCTACGACCATGTCCGCGTCCTCGTCGACGGCGAGCGCTGGGCCCTCGCGGAGGAACGGGAGCCGGGACGGGACAAGGCCGTGCGCCTGGACCCGGTCACCGGGGAGGTCGTCTTCGGCACCGTCGGGTCCGTGCCGCCGCAGGGCTCCGACATCGCGGCCGTCTACCGGTACGTCGCCACGGGCGCCGCGGGCAACGTGCTGCCCGGCACCGTCACCACGCTCGCCGAGGGCGTGCCCGGGATCGTCTCGGTGACCAACCTCGTGCCCGGCACCGGCGGGCTGGACGAGGAGCCCATCGAGGAGACCAAGGCACGGGCACCGCGGTTGTTGCGCACCCGGGACCGGGCGATCACCGCGGAGGACTACGAGTTCCTCGCCCGGCAGGTGCCGGGGGTCGCGACCGTGCGCTGTCTGGCCCCCCGGACGCAGGAGAGGGACGGCCCGTCGGCGAGGTGGCTGAAGGGCGACCCGTGGACGTACGCCTCGATCCTGCGCGCGCCCGGTCATGTGAACCTCATCGTGGTCCCGGACCTCGGGGCGGCCGAACCGCAGCCGATGCCGCCGGTCGTCCTCGTGCACGACGTGATCGCCGCCCTGGACCCGCGACGCGAGGTGACCGCCCGCCTGGAGGTGCAGCCGCCGCGCTATCTGCCCGTCGACGTCACGGTCGACGTACGGGTCTTCAAGCGTGCCGTCGACATGCATCTGACCAGCGGTCTGGCGGCGGAGACGGCACGGGTGAAGGAGCGGGTCGCCAGATTCCTGCACCCGGTGTACGGGGGCCCGGGCGGGCGGGGCTGGCAGGTCGGGCAGAGCGTCCATCTGCCCGACCTGTACCAGGCGGTCCAGCCGGACACCGAGATCGGCTACCTCGCCGACCTGCGGATGCGGCCGGTGACCCCACCGCCGTACCACCAGACCGGCGAGGCCTGGAACAACGACCTGCACCGCCCCCTCCCGCTCCCGGCGGCCTACGGCCCGCAGGTGCAGCTCACCGACTACGAACTGGTCTGCTTCGGCACCTGCGACGCCACGGGGGCGGAGGAATGA
- a CDS encoding GPW/gp25 family protein, with the protein MDGKGVAFPVGFDATGALAESSGAERIRQAVLIVLGTRPGERIMRPDFGCDLHSLAFAPNTPATANLARHYVSSALARWEPRIEVTEITVGNDPRAAVLTIDLAYRIKSDEGRQTLSLAFPLEQPS; encoded by the coding sequence GTGGACGGCAAAGGCGTGGCCTTCCCGGTCGGCTTCGACGCGACCGGCGCGCTCGCCGAGTCCTCGGGGGCCGAGCGGATACGGCAGGCGGTACTGATCGTCCTCGGCACCCGGCCGGGGGAGCGGATCATGCGCCCGGACTTCGGCTGCGACCTGCACAGCCTGGCCTTCGCGCCCAACACCCCGGCCACCGCCAACCTGGCCCGCCACTACGTGAGTTCGGCACTGGCCCGTTGGGAACCACGCATCGAGGTCACCGAGATCACGGTCGGCAACGACCCCCGAGCCGCCGTCCTCACCATCGACCTCGCCTACCGGATCAAGAGCGACGAAGGCCGCCAGACCCTCTCACTGGCCTTCCCCCTGGAGCAGCCCTCATGA